The window aaaacacagAGAAAATAGTAAGCACGAAAGTGCTAACAAAATGCGGAAATGAacccaaaaaatataaaaagaaatttCCCAGGAAAATTTCACTCTCACAACTTCTATTACTATTTCTTTCTCCATTTGGAAACACACCGTTTCAGAATAAAACTATGAAAGATTTCGTTTTTATATTACACGAAAACTGcaatttctttttgaaaagagGTTTGGACAAACTTTGCTTTAATTCTGCAAAAGCCTTTTATTATAagtttacaatatttttttttgttttttggatagtttttcaaaaaaattctacgATTGTTTCTACAAAAGATAATCCCTTTAAAACAGTGAcattgacaaaatttaaaaaaaaaaacaaaaaatgtatcaaaGCCATAAGAAGTTATTCTAGGTTCACAATCTAAAGCTTTTTGAATTAGCTTTCTATTAtacaaaaatgagaaaaattgtTCAGatgatttgcaaaaaatattttttcttaaaacgagctaatataaaatatctggacagagaaaacaaaaaaaatataaaactcataatattttttattacggatgattcatcaaaaaattattatttttattcttcgacactgtcaaaatttacggtttttctcctgtgtaaacaagttttgacaactgtttggcatttctcagtacgaaacgtcagattatttttaacaaatttaaagcaattttaagccttgctgagtctatttcgaagaataaaatgttgtattcaactcgtttttgtgtaaatcggttcatttatttcgcctctcgtgaaataaagcgtccgatttacactcaaactcgttaaataaatagctATAATTGAAcgacaaaatattttgtgaaaacccaaaaatttaatttttgattaatgatATGACCAAACTTACATGCTGATTTTAAGTAAGAAAAATTAGgaaaagagtgctttggaaaaaaacgacaaaaattttgtttaataaactaaattttgacagttctattttaaatatgggagcagaatttttataactttgtcttgtTGTGTTTCGCGAAGAATAAACTTCTAGCTTATCAtgtcgtttagtttttaaataagtaagcttgGCGGATACAAATTCTATTAAACTttcaaaatctagtttgtttaaaataaattgttgacgttttttccactctttggaaaaatactttttcctccattttgatcagcatgtaagattcaatcatatcatgtgatacatcgttgtaatcagaaataaaaacacttttcaaaaatacaaaaatcgcATATGGCCTCcgtaagaaaaaccaaagatGAGTGTTATAATTTTGGCATCAAGAACGCCTAGGTAAACACGATGTCAGACttagatttcttgtaaaaaagtgccttaaGAACGTGctagttaaaaacgtctagttcttttgatttttgcttgaaaaaataaaaacggaaatttgtaatttttgtttttttttttttttcaataatgcaaaaaataaaaatgacatcaaattttctttcaaataattgttcaacataaaaatgcgcaactttgcctTAATTTAAACGACCTCGTATCTCTGAAAATATATAAGATTCCCATAgaggagctcgaaaaacggacaccctgtatataaatCCTTTGAATACACTTTGCTTCCTGCTGAAAGAACTTAAGTACAGATAATTCGCCAAAAAAATAGTTCGTCTAAAACGAACCAATGACAAGAATGTCTTGAGAAAAccaaagaatttattaaagtccTAAGAAGTTATTGCGTgttcgcaattttttttttaaacgaacgAAAGACTTTATAATAAGCTCTGTTTTCtggaaaaatcagaaaaatttaACGAAATATTTGCCAAATAATAATTCGTCCAGAAAGGAGCCAATGATACATTTTGaggaaacgtaaaaaaatatgaaagctCTTAAGAGCGAAGTCTCTTCGGACAAGCTTGTTTACGCTAGTCAGAAAATTTCTAGGTATGATTCTCTGAAAATCAACTTTGTGAGAAAagctgaaaaatcaaaaaatttcattttctaaacttgtaatattgttctttcaccattttttgtgaaaactaatatattaaactttgtttattatataaaaactgaaatttgcttttaattcaaatttttcgatagATCCACGTAAAGTGATTATtgtaaaaagctgaaaaatttGATGAGCTCATGTAACCGGGCAAAAGTGATTTTCAgcgtcaatttttatttcctcGTTGGCAAAAATAAATCTCTCTCGTGCTGAAACCGTCCAATCTCCCGAAACAATTTTCCATTAACTGTCCTGCATAAAAAACCTTAATAACGCGATAAATAACTCTGACATTtgtttattaacttattaatagctcgcattaaaaataatgcagGCTGTCAtcgtaaatataaattttatgttccgtttgaaattttttaccacTGAAGAATATCAGATTATGCCACAGAGGAAAACAGGCCACCGTGTAATGTGAAACAtctgattattattaaaacgttCTGCTGCACAAGATTAAGTGCTCCAATCTGGTCTTTGTCTCGGTGAAAAAAATTCGCTAATAATGGGAATTGAATCGCTCCCTCCAGAGCTGTTATTGTACATGACTGAACCatttgataataaattaattaacacgAGCTAGACTTAATCCTCCTTCCTGTTGTGAATTTTGACGTAGTTCATTTCCTCTTTGGCCATATCACTATCCCCCCACCCCCAGAGCATGTCTTCATGGTGGTGGTCATCGTCCACATTGAGTATCTTATCGATCTTATCAAACTTCCGAGTACCATCACCCGTGCGCAGCACCCTCTTCATTATCATCTCTTCCGACACGGTCTTGAGGTCATAGGCCCAGCCTATGGCCGCCATAAAGTCCAAAAAGCCCGTGGTAAGGTTACTTCGGTACTTCCCAAACTCCCCGGTCTTATAATCCCACGGGAAAGTGTGATGGTAGTTGTGCCAACCCTCCCCACCGGTCAAAACCGCAATCGTGGCACTTTCGGTGGGATAAATGTTcctacaaaattaatttaaccaTGATGGTACCACTGGACGCGGTTCCGTACTTGTCGTATGGGCGGGACCCATAGATATGGGCCCAACTGTTCACAAGGAACGTAATGTTGGTGCAGGCGCAGTACCGCAGCATGGTCGCAACGAAAAACGCGGTCCAGAAGTTCTCGCCCCAGAAGTACCATGGGATCGCCGCCGGGAGGTAGAACCCAATGACTGGGGCAAAGAACGTGTGGTAGTACCTAAAACACGTGGTTGGAGTATTGGGGGAAGGGTTTAGTTCGCAGTTACTTTTTCTGGATCATGACCACGGAATCGGCATGCAAGTCGCTGAAGTCGATCGACTTGTATTTATCCTCCACGTCTTTGTGGGGCTCGATGAACAACCAACCCATATGGGAGAAGAAGAAGCCGCGGCGCGAGTTGTGTGGGTCGGCGTTGGTATCGACGAACTTGTGGTGGACGCGGTGGTACGTGGCCCAGTCGTAGATGTGGTTCTGGAGGGACAGGGTTTGGAAAATACAAAGAAGCATTCGGAGGGGGAGTCGCGCCTTGTAGGCCTTGTGGGCCCAGAGGCGGTGACTACCAGCTGTCACTCCTTGGAGGGCTATGACCAGAAGGAACCAACCTAGAATTTAAGGGTTGTAACGTGGGGGAAAAAACTTGACTGGGTTTGTACTGTAAAAGACTGTTTTCCACTGGGCGTAGAACATGGCCAGGTACAGTCCATAGAAGCCGGTGAGGTGCATGATAATGTACAGGATGATGTTCCTCCAGACCATCCTCCAATGGTACTGCTGCGGTTTCTGGGCATTTTGTGTGGTCTCGGTCGTGGTAATGGTCTGGGCCGACATCGCGCTGGAATTTGAGATAAGCGAGAGTCAAGTATCGCCACATGTCGGACTTTGCCCGGGGACATCATACCATCATCAAAAAACGGCAATAGATAACTGAATAGATAACAGGAAGTCGAGTCTTTTCACACAATAGCGCGCCCATGAATAGAATAAATTAGCCAAATTAGCTCCGTTACAAGACTCACCTTTCCTTTCACGCAACGGTTATCAAACTCGTGGTACCTACACCGACATTAGCACTGTCTCAATGAAGTCTGGCTCACTTCACGATTTTGCAACCGGTATCCCGATCACGTGACGCAATTCCGTCCAATCGCGTGCCGACAAAGATTGTGGAACTGGAGACAAGCGGGTTCACGTCCTTTTATATGGCTTGGCAAAAATGGTACTGTTATCACACTAGATTATGACATTTAACCCCGGATGAGACACAACACGAGTGGACGCTTTTTCGATAACTTATTGCAAGTTTGCGTGGACTATCGAAAATGAGCCGATTCGCGAAGcg of the Tribolium castaneum strain GA2 chromosome 1, icTriCast1.1, whole genome shotgun sequence genome contains:
- the D12des gene encoding acyl-CoA Delta-12 desaturase isoform X2 codes for the protein MSAQTITTTETTQNAQKPQQYHWRMVWRNIILYIIMHLTGFYGLYLAMFYAQWKTVFYSWFLLVIALQGVTAGSHRLWAHKAYKARLPLRMLLCIFQTLSLQNHIYDWATYHRVHHKFVDTNADPHNSRRGFFFSHMGWLFIEPHKDVEDKYKSIDFSDLHADSVVMIQKKYYHTFFAPVIGFYLPAAIPWYFWGENFWTAFFVATMLRYCACTNITFLVNSWAHIYGSRPYDKNIYPTESATIAVLTGGEGWHNYHHTFPWDYKTGEFGKYRSNLTTGFLDFMAAIGWAYDLKTVSEEMIMKRVLRTGDGTRKFDKIDKILNVDDDHHHEDMLWGWGDSDMAKEEMNYVKIHNRKED
- the D12des gene encoding acyl-CoA Delta-12 desaturase isoform X1, with amino-acid sequence MKRLEKINAMSAQTITTTETTQNAQKPQQYHWRMVWRNIILYIIMHLTGFYGLYLAMFYAQWKTVFYSWFLLVIALQGVTAGSHRLWAHKAYKARLPLRMLLCIFQTLSLQNHIYDWATYHRVHHKFVDTNADPHNSRRGFFFSHMGWLFIEPHKDVEDKYKSIDFSDLHADSVVMIQKKYYHTFFAPVIGFYLPAAIPWYFWGENFWTAFFVATMLRYCACTNITFLVNSWAHIYGSRPYDKNIYPTESATIAVLTGGEGWHNYHHTFPWDYKTGEFGKYRSNLTTGFLDFMAAIGWAYDLKTVSEEMIMKRVLRTGDGTRKFDKIDKILNVDDDHHHEDMLWGWGDSDMAKEEMNYVKIHNRKED